A single genomic interval of Spirosoma taeanense harbors:
- a CDS encoding sugar 3,4-ketoisomerase, which translates to MAYLHELKTYASDRGTLTVLENLMPGTIQRVFYIHGAGSSPRAGHRHQRAWNALVCLSGHCRVYSHNGREEITYILSDPQQCLVLEPEDWHITDRFSADAILLVVSNEAYDRAEYIYEPYSNSQYVYEPALAHLE; encoded by the coding sequence ATGGCTTATTTGCACGAATTGAAGACCTATGCCTCAGATCGTGGTACTCTGACGGTATTGGAAAACCTAATGCCTGGCACGATTCAACGCGTATTTTATATTCACGGAGCTGGTTCATCGCCCCGGGCGGGGCACCGACACCAGCGGGCCTGGAATGCGCTGGTTTGCCTGAGCGGCCATTGCCGGGTGTATAGCCATAATGGCCGGGAAGAAATAACGTATATTTTGTCTGATCCGCAGCAATGTCTGGTTCTGGAGCCGGAAGACTGGCACATCACTGACAGATTCTCGGCGGATGCTATCCTGCTCGTGGTGTCGAATGAGGCATACGACCGGGCGGAGTATATTTATGAGCCGTATTCCAATAGCCAATACGTCTATGAACCGGCGCTGGCCCACCTGGAATGA
- the miaA gene encoding tRNA (adenosine(37)-N6)-dimethylallyltransferase MiaA, whose protein sequence is MKTLLVVAGPTAVGKTTLCVRLAKRLQTDIVSADSRQLYRELTIGTAKPTEAEMDGIPHHFINSHSITDAVNAGRYERECLALLDDLFRKNEVVILSGGTGLYINAVCFGLDDMPPANSALREQLRLRWQTEGLDTLRAELWQLDPQYARTADLQNPVRVLRALEVCLTSGQPFSSFRRQQTVERPFRSVLVALDRPRAELYARIDSRMDAMLAGGLVEEVRSLLPYRQLSALQTVGYQEVFPYLDGAYGYDEMVRLLKRNSRRYAKRQLTWFHNQGDYHWFGPEDDDGILALLIKAQP, encoded by the coding sequence TTGAAAACATTGCTCGTGGTAGCCGGCCCAACGGCTGTGGGAAAAACAACTCTTTGTGTTCGCCTGGCCAAACGGCTCCAGACCGATATAGTATCGGCCGACTCCAGACAACTCTATCGCGAACTGACGATTGGCACCGCCAAACCCACTGAGGCCGAGATGGACGGCATACCTCATCATTTCATCAACTCACACTCCATTACAGATGCCGTAAACGCCGGACGTTACGAACGAGAGTGCCTTGCCCTGCTGGATGATCTGTTCCGCAAAAACGAAGTGGTTATTCTATCAGGTGGCACGGGCCTGTATATCAACGCCGTATGCTTCGGGCTGGATGATATGCCCCCCGCAAATTCTGCATTACGCGAACAATTACGCTTACGCTGGCAAACGGAAGGATTAGATACGCTCCGGGCCGAGTTATGGCAACTTGACCCCCAGTACGCGCGAACGGCCGATCTGCAAAATCCGGTCCGGGTTCTTCGGGCGCTGGAAGTTTGTCTGACGTCGGGGCAACCTTTTTCGTCCTTTCGTCGGCAGCAGACGGTAGAACGTCCTTTTCGGTCGGTGCTGGTTGCACTCGACCGGCCACGCGCTGAGCTATACGCCCGCATCGACTCCCGGATGGATGCGATGCTGGCGGGCGGTCTGGTTGAGGAAGTCCGGTCGCTTCTGCCCTACCGTCAGTTATCGGCTCTGCAAACGGTTGGCTACCAGGAGGTGTTTCCGTACCTCGATGGCGCTTACGGGTACGATGAAATGGTCCGTCTGCTTAAACGCAACTCGCGACGTTACGCCAAACGACAGCTTACCTGGTTTCACAATCAGGGGGACTATCACTGGTTCGGTCCGGAGGATGACGACGGGATTTTAGCCCTACTGATAAAAGCTCAGCCGTAA
- a CDS encoding winged helix-turn-helix transcriptional regulator — MNQPIRVHKPVDMSQLVIKRTLDIICGKWRLYIIFQLSEKARRYGELRRMIPDVSEKVLVQELKALVELGVLQKTSFGEMPPRVEYGLTKKGQQVLPILSQLPTVGETFLDS, encoded by the coding sequence ATGAACCAACCCATTCGCGTCCATAAACCAGTGGATATGTCGCAACTGGTTATAAAAAGAACATTGGATATTATATGCGGCAAGTGGCGCCTGTATATCATCTTTCAGCTAAGCGAGAAAGCCCGCCGATACGGTGAACTACGCCGGATGATTCCCGATGTCAGTGAAAAGGTTTTGGTCCAGGAGCTCAAGGCGCTGGTTGAGCTTGGGGTCTTGCAAAAAACATCGTTTGGTGAGATGCCGCCCCGCGTTGAATACGGTCTGACTAAAAAAGGCCAGCAGGTGTTACCTATCTTATCGCAGCTACCAACCGTCGGCGAAACCTTTCTCGATTCCTGA
- a CDS encoding rhodanese-like domain-containing protein, with protein MDITVQELKERLDKGEKLNLIDVREPNEYEADNIGATLIPLGDLPYRIDELDGLQDEEVIVHCRSGARSARAQQYLEENGFNNVRNVTGGMLAYRAQ; from the coding sequence ATGGATATTACCGTACAGGAGTTGAAAGAGCGGCTCGACAAGGGCGAAAAACTGAATCTAATCGACGTTCGGGAGCCGAACGAATACGAAGCCGACAACATCGGCGCAACGCTCATTCCATTGGGTGACCTTCCGTACCGCATCGACGAACTCGATGGGCTGCAGGATGAGGAAGTAATCGTTCACTGCCGGTCGGGTGCGCGTAGCGCGCGGGCGCAGCAGTACCTCGAAGAAAACGGGTTCAATAATGTCCGCAACGTCACGGGCGGCATGCTGGCTTACCGGGCTCAGTAA
- a CDS encoding SGNH/GDSL hydrolase family protein → MQVDKRFRWWLIIATLVGMAACNNNDIDPNAAGLVPLKGTADFTKYVAVGNSLTAGYADNGLYREGQLKSYPNILAGQFKTVGGGDFIQPLFTEVQANGSGYVRLIRVPTPATLATSIVAVAPGAARGGTTTGGAPLLTPFTSANQNLGVPGIRMSDIQTPGYGSTQGNPYFERFVSTAPATTYLQYVGNNLNGATFFSCWLGNNDALGYAVSGGVSPMTETAPFTTNFTAMINKLTENNRKGVVIGIPNITTAPFFTTYTIPLVLTTVNAVVKPATPITALVVQTPGGIRATQTGDLLMLANVLEYAKIGSTTAGTRQGPYGLSALNPLPTQLVLDAGEVTALNARIAEYNSIMKAQADVKGLVYIDPNTILGQLTSATGLVQNGITYSSTFVQGGVYSLDGLHLTPAGYALMSNEIIKGINSKYGSTIPQVNPAAYRRVLLQQE, encoded by the coding sequence ATGCAAGTTGACAAAAGGTTCCGGTGGTGGCTGATCATTGCGACATTGGTCGGGATGGCGGCCTGCAACAACAATGACATTGACCCCAACGCGGCAGGTTTGGTGCCGTTGAAGGGAACGGCTGATTTCACAAAATACGTCGCCGTTGGCAATTCGCTCACGGCTGGTTACGCCGATAATGGCCTCTACCGCGAAGGCCAGCTCAAGTCTTACCCGAATATCCTGGCGGGTCAGTTCAAAACCGTTGGCGGGGGTGATTTTATCCAGCCGTTATTCACGGAAGTGCAGGCCAATGGCTCTGGCTATGTACGGCTGATCCGGGTGCCAACTCCAGCCACACTCGCAACCTCTATTGTAGCGGTCGCGCCGGGCGCGGCACGGGGTGGTACCACCACTGGTGGGGCGCCCCTGCTCACGCCGTTTACCAGTGCGAATCAGAACCTGGGGGTTCCGGGTATTCGTATGTCAGACATCCAGACACCCGGTTATGGCTCCACACAGGGTAACCCGTATTTTGAGCGCTTTGTCAGCACAGCTCCCGCAACAACTTATCTGCAGTACGTCGGCAATAACCTGAACGGAGCTACCTTCTTTAGCTGCTGGCTGGGCAATAACGATGCGCTGGGGTATGCCGTGTCGGGTGGCGTATCGCCAATGACCGAAACCGCGCCGTTCACCACGAATTTTACGGCGATGATCAACAAACTGACGGAGAATAACCGTAAAGGCGTAGTCATCGGTATTCCAAACATCACTACCGCGCCGTTTTTTACTACCTACACCATTCCGCTTGTGCTGACTACGGTTAACGCCGTCGTCAAACCCGCTACGCCCATCACGGCGCTGGTCGTTCAGACGCCCGGCGGTATCCGGGCTACGCAGACGGGCGATTTGCTGATGCTGGCGAACGTTCTTGAATACGCGAAGATTGGTAGCACAACGGCCGGAACCAGACAGGGACCGTACGGACTAAGCGCCCTGAATCCCCTGCCTACACAGCTTGTGCTCGACGCGGGCGAAGTGACCGCACTAAATGCCCGAATAGCTGAATACAATAGCATCATGAAAGCCCAGGCTGATGTCAAAGGGTTGGTTTATATTGACCCAAACACCATTCTGGGCCAGCTCACCTCGGCAACGGGCCTGGTGCAAAATGGCATAACCTATTCATCGACCTTTGTACAAGGCGGTGTTTATAGCCTCGACGGGCTGCACCTGACGCCCGCCGGCTACGCCCTCATGTCCAATGAAATTATTAAGGGAATTAACTCCAAATACGGCTCAACCATCCCTCAGGTGAATCCAGCTGCGTATCGTCGTGTGCTGTTGCAACAAGAATAA
- a CDS encoding DUF937 domain-containing protein yields the protein MAVHLLSLLREQFTPTVIDQLSAELNETPENTLKAVNGAVPVLLGGLTRRVQHSGGASSIVSFLDKGDYGKTPLDVGQVTDTHQELVESSAAGRNFLDKVFDDKLTRTTELIGTFSGTRPQSALTIMELAGSVLMGILGRQEKEKGLTAENLETLMLGQASELRQAVPGGLDGVGSLLGFDELVTPAGPQTEVQGTDNFSGTIINPNIPKSPEGERRHENVRWLRWAMIAMAILVIALVVQKCSQNQNGIDGVSTDSTARVESNAVEDTSARTKESIRDANGQVRDSTAPGALGIRDSSAIKNE from the coding sequence ATGGCCGTTCATCTATTATCCCTTCTGAGAGAGCAATTCACGCCGACTGTTATTGATCAGCTCAGCGCCGAACTGAACGAAACGCCTGAAAATACGCTCAAAGCGGTCAACGGTGCTGTGCCGGTGCTGCTGGGCGGGCTAACCCGGCGTGTTCAGCACTCGGGCGGGGCATCGTCTATTGTCAGCTTTCTGGACAAGGGCGACTACGGCAAAACTCCTCTGGACGTAGGGCAGGTGACCGATACGCATCAGGAACTGGTCGAATCCAGTGCTGCCGGACGGAATTTTCTGGACAAGGTTTTTGATGATAAGCTTACCCGAACCACTGAGTTGATCGGCACATTCAGCGGTACCAGGCCGCAGTCGGCGCTGACGATTATGGAACTGGCCGGATCGGTTCTGATGGGCATTCTGGGGCGGCAGGAGAAAGAAAAAGGATTAACCGCCGAGAATCTTGAAACGCTCATGCTGGGGCAGGCCTCTGAACTCAGGCAGGCCGTTCCGGGTGGTCTGGACGGGGTCGGCAGCCTGCTCGGTTTTGATGAACTTGTAACGCCCGCTGGTCCACAAACAGAGGTTCAGGGCACCGATAATTTTAGCGGCACCATCATCAACCCCAATATCCCGAAGAGTCCGGAAGGAGAACGTCGACATGAAAATGTCAGATGGCTGCGGTGGGCCATGATTGCCATGGCGATACTGGTGATCGCGCTGGTGGTACAGAAGTGCAGCCAAAACCAGAATGGGATCGACGGCGTCAGCACCGATTCAACCGCCCGTGTTGAATCCAATGCTGTTGAAGATACGTCTGCGCGAACAAAAGAAAGCATTCGGGATGCAAACGGGCAGGTACGCGACTCTACGGCACCCGGCGCGCTCGGTATACGTGACTCATCGGCGATCAAGAATGAATAA
- a CDS encoding PASTA domain-containing protein — protein MAKISTRSFFDLLIQIGIIVAFVAALFLGFFFIYLPYTTNHGQTITVPDVSKLSLDEMRNILSDRDLRYEVSDCTFVAGAQPLTVIQQYPRANSKVKEGRKIYVTITKRMAPMVSMPNLVSMIDRSAALMLRSLGLEEGERTYVPDVAKNSVLRQLYNGKEIAPGTPIPKGSRIDLEVGDGLGNTMFEIPNVVGLPLDEAKPAIRGVNLKVGTVISVDDPEKEVGTVVRQRPEARPGERIRVGETMDLWVVGPVEPDQ, from the coding sequence ATGGCTAAAATCAGCACCCGATCCTTCTTTGACCTGCTGATTCAGATTGGCATTATCGTAGCCTTCGTGGCTGCCTTGTTTCTGGGATTCTTTTTTATTTACCTACCCTATACGACTAATCACGGCCAGACCATCACCGTACCGGATGTTTCCAAGCTGAGCCTCGACGAAATGCGGAATATCCTGTCCGACCGCGATTTACGGTACGAGGTCAGCGACTGCACCTTCGTGGCTGGGGCGCAGCCGCTGACGGTGATTCAGCAATACCCGAGGGCCAACTCGAAGGTAAAGGAAGGGCGTAAGATTTACGTCACCATCACCAAACGCATGGCGCCTATGGTATCGATGCCGAACCTGGTCAGTATGATTGACCGGAGTGCGGCCCTGATGCTGCGGTCGCTCGGTCTGGAAGAAGGCGAACGCACGTACGTACCCGACGTTGCCAAGAACTCGGTCCTGCGCCAACTCTATAACGGTAAGGAAATTGCGCCGGGCACTCCCATTCCAAAAGGCTCGCGGATTGATCTGGAAGTAGGCGACGGGCTGGGGAATACGATGTTTGAAATTCCAAACGTTGTAGGGTTACCGCTCGACGAAGCCAAACCGGCCATTCGGGGCGTCAACCTGAAAGTGGGTACGGTAATCTCCGTCGACGATCCCGAAAAAGAAGTCGGAACGGTGGTTCGGCAACGACCCGAAGCCCGGCCGGGCGAACGTATCCGCGTTGGCGAAACGATGGATCTGTGGGTAGTTGGGCCGGTTGAGCCGGATCAATAA
- a CDS encoding DUF1684 domain-containing protein, whose amino-acid sequence MVKNKFFLAGLVLLALVILYYAFFDSSNGTSAGGLDASVDPAAYRQQVEQERQKKDESFRTGDTSPLPDRSNFKGLAYFAPDPSYRVVARLEPFADKTQKLVVRMSDGSEEVYDKFAHAVFSLNDEACRLLIVKLEDNYSILFRDATSGKETYGGGRYLDIDPANMADNRVLLDFNAAYNPYCAYNPTYSCPLPPAENTLPVAVRAGERYVAHE is encoded by the coding sequence ATGGTTAAGAATAAATTCTTCCTCGCCGGTCTGGTTCTGCTCGCGCTCGTCATTCTGTATTATGCTTTTTTTGACAGCAGTAACGGGACCTCGGCGGGTGGTCTTGATGCGTCTGTCGATCCAGCCGCCTATCGCCAGCAGGTCGAGCAGGAGCGGCAGAAGAAAGACGAATCGTTCCGGACCGGAGACACGTCACCCCTGCCCGATAGGAGCAATTTCAAAGGGCTCGCCTATTTTGCACCTGACCCATCCTACCGCGTCGTAGCCCGGCTGGAGCCATTCGCCGACAAGACGCAGAAGCTCGTGGTTCGCATGAGCGACGGCAGCGAGGAAGTGTATGATAAATTTGCCCACGCCGTGTTCAGTCTCAACGACGAAGCCTGCCGGCTCCTGATCGTAAAACTTGAGGATAATTACTCGATTCTGTTCCGCGATGCCACTTCGGGGAAGGAAACCTATGGCGGAGGCCGCTACCTCGATATTGATCCGGCAAACATGGCCGACAATCGCGTACTGCTGGATTTTAATGCCGCCTACAACCCCTACTGTGCATATAATCCGACGTATAGCTGCCCGCTTCCCCCCGCCGAAAACACACTCCCGGTGGCGGTGCGGGCGGGTGAACGCTACGTAGCGCACGAGTAA
- a CDS encoding riboflavin synthase, producing MFTGIVETTGLVAGIESEGTNLTFRIESSLAAELKIDQSVSHNGVCLTVTSVADGSYTVTAVDETLKKTNLGRVQVGDRVNLERCMPANGRFDGHIVQGHVDQTGICTQVQDMNGSWLFDFQYDPADGNSDSAGNVTVEKGSICINGVSLTVFNSRDDSFRVTIIPYTYEHTSFRDLKPGDVVNLEFDIVGKYIKKMLAGYR from the coding sequence ATGTTCACTGGCATTGTTGAAACCACCGGCCTTGTTGCCGGGATTGAGTCTGAGGGTACCAATCTTACGTTCCGCATTGAGTCGTCGCTGGCGGCCGAGCTTAAGATTGACCAGAGCGTTAGCCATAACGGCGTCTGCCTGACCGTAACGAGCGTAGCCGATGGCAGTTACACGGTTACGGCGGTCGACGAAACGCTCAAAAAAACGAATCTGGGCCGGGTTCAGGTCGGCGACCGCGTTAACCTCGAACGCTGCATGCCCGCCAATGGCCGGTTTGATGGACATATTGTGCAGGGACACGTTGACCAGACCGGCATCTGTACGCAGGTGCAGGATATGAACGGGAGCTGGCTCTTTGATTTTCAGTATGATCCGGCAGACGGTAATTCCGATTCGGCGGGTAACGTAACGGTCGAAAAAGGATCTATTTGTATCAACGGCGTCAGTTTAACCGTTTTTAACTCGCGCGACGATAGCTTCCGGGTGACCATTATTCCGTACACTTACGAGCATACGAGTTTTCGGGACCTGAAGCCCGGCGATGTCGTTAATCTTGAATTTGATATCGTCGGCAAGTACATTAAAAAAATGCTGGCGGGGTATCGGTAA
- a CDS encoding T9SS type A sorting domain-containing protein, giving the protein MTSTLFIWPRRADIRRFLGSFVLGLAWLIGTAAEAQTPLNLPFFDDFSTASGRLGLDQPDPSRWQPGSGVYINNTLAVNQPTVNVASFDGLRANGLPYTQNNQFSQGYTDTLASRPINLAGLTAADSVYLSFYWQIRGLGEAPDPGDSLTLQFLDRTGAWQTVWRVEGGAPNNNFPQVFIPLRNTNYFHAGFAFRFRSYGRESGPFDTWNLDYIYLNKGRRLNDRFVKDVAVRQALSPLLKRYTAMPLSQYLVNPAAETADSVTTEIVNLFNNFNFTTFRFTVRDEVSGRLVQDSPQNSSVLIQSLSSQRKSVQPAPVSGFGTGARAVLRYKFDLLTTDDQNPSIPGVNLRQNDTVSAQAVLDDYYAYDDGTWEFGLQIGQRERVAVRFVLNKPDVVAGVRASIVPFRTNQSGQPFVITVYSNTRGRPGNAIYQKSFATQYPTTRNGFVTFLFDRGVSVTDTFYVGYQQVSASDTTLLRLGFDKNSPFGRQIFYNGGSNWDQNQSSPALNLQGAFMLRPIMGGQVSGVVTATPEPEALASLQVYPNPTTGLIRWENPRLSRLEVIAPSGRLVQTLEPSRGQQTLDLSYLPDGLYLLRLFERERAVVQKIIIQH; this is encoded by the coding sequence ATGACATCAACTTTGTTTATCTGGCCACGGCGAGCGGATATCCGCCGGTTTCTGGGCAGCTTTGTGCTGGGGCTGGCCTGGCTAATCGGTACGGCAGCAGAGGCACAAACGCCGTTAAACCTGCCCTTCTTCGACGATTTTTCGACCGCGTCGGGCCGGCTCGGTCTCGATCAGCCCGATCCTTCCCGCTGGCAGCCGGGCAGTGGCGTTTATATCAACAACACACTGGCCGTTAACCAGCCGACCGTGAATGTGGCTTCGTTCGACGGACTCCGGGCGAACGGCCTGCCGTATACCCAGAATAATCAATTTTCTCAGGGTTATACCGACACACTTGCATCGCGCCCGATAAACCTGGCGGGCCTGACGGCTGCCGATTCGGTCTACCTGAGCTTTTACTGGCAGATTCGCGGTCTGGGCGAAGCACCCGACCCCGGCGACTCGTTGACGCTGCAATTTCTGGATCGGACCGGCGCGTGGCAAACGGTCTGGCGCGTGGAGGGCGGTGCGCCCAATAACAATTTTCCGCAGGTCTTTATCCCGCTGCGAAACACCAATTACTTTCACGCCGGATTTGCGTTCCGGTTTCGCTCCTACGGTCGGGAATCGGGGCCGTTTGATACGTGGAATCTCGACTACATTTACCTAAATAAGGGTCGGCGACTGAACGATCGGTTCGTGAAGGACGTAGCGGTCCGTCAGGCGCTCAGCCCGCTGCTCAAACGCTATACGGCCATGCCGTTGTCGCAGTATCTGGTGAATCCGGCGGCTGAAACCGCCGATTCGGTCACGACGGAGATCGTCAACCTGTTCAATAACTTCAACTTTACAACCTTTCGGTTTACGGTGCGGGATGAAGTATCCGGCCGGCTAGTTCAGGATTCTCCGCAAAATTCATCCGTCCTGATCCAGTCGCTTAGCTCGCAGCGTAAAAGTGTTCAGCCAGCGCCTGTTTCGGGATTCGGTACGGGCGCAAGAGCCGTTTTACGGTATAAGTTCGATCTGCTGACAACCGACGATCAGAACCCGTCGATTCCCGGCGTTAACCTGCGGCAGAACGACACCGTATCGGCGCAGGCCGTACTGGATGATTATTATGCCTACGACGACGGAACCTGGGAGTTTGGTTTGCAGATTGGGCAGCGTGAACGGGTTGCCGTGCGGTTTGTGCTCAACAAGCCCGACGTAGTGGCAGGCGTTCGGGCGAGCATTGTGCCGTTTCGGACAAATCAGAGCGGTCAGCCGTTTGTCATCACTGTATACAGCAACACCAGAGGACGCCCCGGCAACGCCATTTACCAGAAATCCTTCGCGACTCAATACCCGACGACCCGAAATGGCTTTGTTACGTTCCTGTTCGATAGAGGAGTGTCTGTCACCGACACTTTTTACGTAGGGTATCAGCAGGTCAGCGCCAGCGATACGACGCTGTTACGCTTAGGGTTTGACAAGAACAGCCCGTTTGGGCGGCAGATTTTTTACAATGGCGGCAGTAACTGGGACCAGAACCAGAGCTCACCGGCTTTGAACCTTCAGGGCGCGTTCATGCTGCGGCCCATTATGGGTGGGCAGGTTAGCGGAGTCGTTACTGCTACGCCCGAGCCCGAAGCGTTGGCTTCGCTGCAGGTGTATCCGAACCCAACAACCGGTCTGATTCGCTGGGAGAACCCCCGGCTTAGCCGCCTTGAAGTGATTGCACCGAGTGGCCGTTTAGTGCAGACGCTCGAACCAAGTCGCGGTCAGCAAACGTTAGACCTGAGTTATCTGCCCGATGGGTTGTATCTGCTCCGGCTTTTCGAGCGGGAGCGGGCCGTGGTGCAGAAAATCATTATTCAACATTAA
- the lysM gene encoding peptidoglycan-binding protein LysM, giving the protein MGILSFFKGVGEKIFHKEQVAAPADPAQAEKVEPVRAQALLDHVKQLGLAYNSLTIKTKGDTVTITGSVKSQEDAEKIALAVGNVEGVSAVDNQLQVDQPTPEGKFYTVKSGDTLSKISKEVYGDPMKYGIIFEANKPMLKSPDLIYPDQVLRIPQL; this is encoded by the coding sequence ATGGGTATTTTATCATTCTTCAAAGGTGTAGGCGAGAAAATATTTCATAAAGAACAGGTAGCAGCACCGGCTGATCCTGCACAGGCTGAAAAGGTAGAGCCGGTACGGGCGCAGGCGCTTCTTGACCACGTAAAGCAACTGGGTCTGGCCTATAATAGCCTGACGATTAAAACCAAGGGAGATACGGTCACCATAACCGGTTCGGTGAAATCGCAGGAAGACGCTGAGAAGATCGCCCTGGCTGTCGGTAACGTAGAAGGCGTGTCGGCAGTTGACAATCAGTTGCAGGTTGACCAGCCAACCCCGGAAGGCAAGTTTTATACAGTGAAGTCGGGGGATACGCTATCGAAGATTTCCAAGGAAGTTTATGGCGACCCGATGAAGTACGGTATCATCTTTGAAGCGAATAAGCCTATGCTGAAAAGCCCCGATCTGATTTATCCCGATCAGGTGCTGCGTATTCCGCAGTTGTAA
- a CDS encoding DegT/DnrJ/EryC1/StrS family aminotransferase, which produces MIPFLELSRVNQPHEERIRLAMNRVMESGWYVLGREVSAFEEQFARLCGVRQCIGVGNGLDALTLVLKAWNFPPGSEVIVPANTYIASALSVTLAGLTPVWVEPDPHTYLLDPARIEAAITSRTKAILAVHLYGRCCEMDPINTLAQQHGLNILEDAAQAHGALYHSATSVTRLAGSLGDASGWSFYPSKNLGALGDAGAVTTNDDQLADRLRALRNYGSIQKYVNEYPGHNSRLDELQAAVLSAKLPFLATENARRRTLVRLYLTGITNPAVTLPPADRIDLDVWHLFVIRHSRRDELRAFLSGRGIGTEIHYPIPPHRQEAYAAYKHQSLPVSEQLHREVLSLPLNPALTDEEVRYICDAVNQFAPC; this is translated from the coding sequence ATGATTCCATTTCTTGAGTTGAGCCGCGTAAACCAGCCGCATGAGGAACGTATCCGGCTGGCTATGAATCGGGTCATGGAATCGGGCTGGTATGTGCTTGGTCGGGAGGTAAGCGCTTTTGAAGAACAATTTGCCCGCCTTTGCGGTGTCCGCCAGTGCATTGGCGTTGGCAATGGCCTCGATGCCCTGACGCTGGTGCTAAAAGCATGGAATTTTCCGCCCGGCAGCGAAGTTATCGTACCGGCGAATACCTACATCGCTTCGGCGCTGAGCGTTACGCTGGCCGGGCTGACGCCCGTCTGGGTAGAGCCGGACCCGCACACATACCTGCTCGATCCGGCCCGTATCGAAGCCGCCATTACGTCCCGAACGAAAGCGATTCTGGCAGTGCATTTATATGGTCGCTGTTGCGAGATGGACCCAATCAATACCCTGGCGCAGCAGCACGGACTGAACATTCTCGAAGATGCCGCGCAGGCGCATGGTGCCCTGTATCATTCCGCTACGTCGGTGACGCGTCTGGCTGGTAGCCTCGGCGACGCGTCTGGCTGGAGCTTTTACCCCAGCAAAAACCTTGGTGCCCTGGGCGATGCCGGAGCCGTTACGACCAACGACGACCAACTGGCCGACCGGTTGCGGGCGTTACGTAATTACGGTTCTATTCAGAAGTACGTGAACGAGTATCCGGGCCATAACAGCCGCTTAGATGAGCTACAGGCCGCTGTCCTGTCGGCCAAACTTCCATTCCTGGCCACTGAGAATGCCCGGCGCCGGACGCTGGTCCGGCTGTACCTAACAGGTATTACGAACCCGGCCGTGACGCTGCCCCCGGCCGATCGGATTGACCTGGATGTCTGGCATCTGTTTGTAATTCGGCATTCCCGACGCGATGAACTGCGGGCGTTTCTGTCCGGGCGAGGGATAGGAACAGAGATTCATTACCCGATTCCACCGCATCGGCAGGAGGCTTACGCAGCTTATAAACACCAATCGCTGCCTGTTTCGGAACAACTGCATCGGGAAGTGCTCAGCCTGCCCCTTAACCCGGCCCTGACCGATGAAGAAGTAAGGTATATTTGCGATGCCGTCAATCAGTTTGCGCCGTGCTGA
- a CDS encoding outer membrane beta-barrel protein produces the protein MKLSKLSLAALFALSTSVVLAQTPARSLEFGIKGGGTFTHGYTVIPAFSVRNTSVEVPKLQNDNNGIGYGYTGGLWARKNFSSFFIQAEVTYNRFVLKQKTNVTLDINANPALANALPVSVQPGLINATLNVTSESVLEAINVPVLIGKRWLDGKLRGYVGPNFIFVQKAEATRTNTGQINGNATIGFPQTEIPATTSTTNLLNKYEAQNLEVKDFTYALELGVGISPVRFLDIDVRYAIPVGGVYRDKNITGFLGIATVSLGLKVF, from the coding sequence ATGAAATTAAGCAAACTTTCTCTGGCCGCTCTGTTCGCTCTGAGCACCTCGGTCGTATTGGCGCAAACGCCCGCCCGCAGTCTGGAATTTGGTATTAAAGGGGGCGGAACGTTCACCCACGGCTACACGGTCATTCCGGCTTTTTCGGTGCGCAATACCAGCGTAGAGGTTCCAAAACTCCAAAACGATAACAACGGCATAGGGTACGGCTACACGGGCGGCCTGTGGGCGAGAAAAAACTTTTCGTCGTTTTTCATTCAGGCCGAAGTGACGTATAACCGCTTCGTCCTGAAGCAGAAAACCAACGTTACGCTCGACATCAACGCCAACCCGGCCCTGGCGAATGCGCTGCCTGTTTCGGTGCAGCCCGGCCTGATAAACGCGACCCTCAACGTTACGTCGGAATCCGTTCTGGAGGCCATTAATGTACCGGTCCTGATTGGGAAACGCTGGCTGGATGGGAAATTACGTGGTTATGTCGGCCCGAATTTTATCTTCGTACAGAAAGCCGAAGCGACCCGTACGAATACCGGCCAGATTAATGGAAACGCGACTATTGGCTTTCCACAAACAGAAATACCGGCCACGACCAGCACCACCAACCTGCTGAATAAATACGAAGCACAGAACCTGGAAGTAAAAGATTTTACCTACGCCCTCGAATTAGGTGTAGGAATCTCGCCGGTTCGGTTTCTGGATATTGATGTGCGATATGCGATACCGGTCGGTGGCGTTTATCGCGATAAAAATATTACCGGTTTCCTCGGAATTGCAACCGTCTCACTGGGTTTGAAGGTTTTTTAA